A genomic region of Arachis hypogaea cultivar Tifrunner chromosome 5, arahy.Tifrunner.gnm2.J5K5, whole genome shotgun sequence contains the following coding sequences:
- the LOC112801282 gene encoding uncharacterized protein: MEAASASSKPDAIDLSQLCLSEPEVIDLTQLSLRPLGLSDLDDLMVWTSDEKVANFCSWEPYTSKDQGIDFIENAAASFLWRRAICLNDRAIGCITLSSYAAFDKAREKSVELGYVLGSNYWGKGIVTEAVKQAIKAAFIEFPYLDRVEALVDVENLGSQRVLEKAGFQREGLLRKYLVRKGKSRDTFMFSVLLSDLHPQL, encoded by the coding sequence ATGGAGGCTGCTTCTGCGTCTTCCAAACCAGATGCCATTGATCTCTCCCAACTCTGTCTTTCCGAACCAGAAGTCATTGATTTGACCCAACTCTCTCTTAGACCCCTTGGGCTTTCTGATCTCGATGATCTCATGGTGTGGACCAGTGACGAAAAAGTGGCCAACTTCTGCTCTTGGGAACCCTACACCAGCAAAGACCAAGGCATTGACTTCATTGAAAACGCTGCAGCCAGCTTTCTATGGCGCAGAGCAATATGCCTCAACGATCGTGCCATCGGCTGTATTACTCTGAGCTCGTATGCTGCCTTCGACAAAGCAAGGGAAAAATCGGTGGAACTTGGCTATGTTCTGGGTTCCAACTACTGGGGCAAAGGGATTGTCACTGAGGCTGTAAAGCAAGCTATCAAGGCTGCATTCATCGAGTTCCCATACTTGGACAGGGTTGAAGCTTTGGTTGATGTTGAAAATTTAGGGTCTCAGAGAGTCTTGGAGAAGGCCGGTTTTCAAAGGGAGGGACTCCTCAGGAAATATCTCGTTCGTAAGGGGAAGAGCAGAGACACCTTCATGTTCAGTGTCCTCTTATCTGATCTTCATCCCCAGCTTTGA
- the LOC112801280 gene encoding small ribosomal subunit protein eS1: MAVGKNKRISKGKKGGKKKAADPFAKKDWYDIKAPSVFQVKNVGKTLVTRTQGTKIASEGLKHRVFEVSLADLQGDEDHAFRKIRLRAEDVQGRNVLTNFWGMDFTTDKLRSLVKKWQTLIESHVDVKTTDNYTLRMFCIGFTKRRFNQMKRTCYAQSSQIRQIRRKMREIMTNQATSCDLKELVRKFIPEMIGKEIEKATSSIYPLQNVFIRKVKILKAPKFDLGKLMEVHGDYSEDVGTKVDRPADEPMAEATPEIVGA, encoded by the exons ATGGCCGTCGGAAAAAACAAGCGCATCTCCAAGGGAAAGAAGGGTGGCAAGAAGAAAGC CGCCGATCCCTTTGCCAAGAAGGATTGGTACGATATCAAGGCTCCTTCCGTCTTCCAGGTCAAGAATGTGGGCAAAACCCTTGTCACTCGTACTCAAGGCACGAAG ATTGCCTCTGAAGGACTCAAACATAGAGTGTTTGAGGTCTCACTTGCTGATCTTCAAGGGGATGAGGACCACGCCTTCAGGAAGATTAGGCTGAGAGCAGAAGATGTACAAGGAAGGAATGTGCTCACAAATTTCTGG GGAATGGATTTTACTACTGACAAGCTGAGATCGCTCGTAAAAAAATGGCAAACTTTGATTGAGTCTCACGTCGATGTGAAGACCACGGATAATTATACCTTGAGAATGTTCTGTATTGGGTTTACCAAAAGAAGGTTTAACCAGATGAAAAGAACCTGCTACGCGCAGTCTAGCCAGATTCGTCAG ATTCGTAGGAAGATGAGAGAGATCATGACCAACCAGGCAACATCCTGTGATCTCAAGGAGTTGGTCCGTAAGTTCATCCCAGAAATGATTGGTAAAGAGATTGAGAAGGCTACATCTAGCATTTACCCTCTTCAGAATGTGTTCATCAGGAAAGTTAAGATACTCAAAGCACCCAAATTTGATCTTGGGAAATTGATGGAG GTTCATGGTGATTACTCCGAAGATGTTGGTACTAAGGTGGACAGGCCTGCTGATGAACCAATGGCTGAGGCTACTCCTGAAATTGTTGGGGCTTAA
- the LOC140172913 gene encoding uncharacterized protein: protein MSEGVSCKEESKSIDLTRITLRETDLSDVEDHMVWSSDEKVTEFCTWGPYTSKEEAIDFINGIPNIFSWYRAICLDNQAIGSVSVCLQRDRYREKVAEVGYILASEYWGKGIVTHVLKQVVKIVFSMYPQVERLEALTDNENLASQRVLEKAGFQREGVLRNYVYVKGKSRDVAIYSFLPTDLHSEFASLKL from the coding sequence ATGAGTGAAGGGGTTTCTTGCAAAGAAGAGAGTAAGAGTATTGATCTAACTAGGATCACTCTTCGAGAAACGGATCTTTCTGATGTGGAAGATCACATGGTGTGGTCAAGCGATGAAAAGGTGACAGAGTTCTGTACTTGGGGGCCATACACCAGCAAAGAAGAAGCCATAGACTTCATCAATGGGATACCAAACATATTTTCATGGTATAGGGCCATCTGCCTTGACAATCAAGCAATAGGGTCGGTTTCTGTGTGCTTGCAAAGAGATAGATACAGAGAAAAAGTAGCTGAAGTCGGATATATTCTGGCTTCAGAGTACTGGGGAAAAGGGATTGTTACACATGTTCTAAAGCAAGTTGTTAAGATTGTATTCAGCATGTATCCTCAGGTAGAAAGGCTTGAAGCTCTCACTGACAATGAGAATTTGGCGTCTCAAAGGGTTTTGGAGAAAGCTGGTTTCCAAAGAGAGGGTGTTCTTAGGAATTATGTGTATGTGAAGGGCAAAAGCAGAGATGTGGCCATTTATAGTTTTCTTCCAACTGATCTTCACTCAGAATTTGCTTCTCTCAAGCTTTAA